In the Uranotaenia lowii strain MFRU-FL chromosome 1, ASM2978415v1, whole genome shotgun sequence genome, ATCGATGGAAAAATTCatagataaaaaagaaaacatagaAATGTTGGCGGAAATAAactaatgataaaaaattaacgaaaaaaattgagaaaaaaaattgcaccaattttatgttaaattatgattgatttgaaaaattactacTATTAACTATTATATACTATTAAACAATATACTCTATTATTACAAACAAAAAAGGCCAGCTTGTTTCCTGTGTAGTGTGTAATATCGCAAACCTTTCCTGTGCTTACGCTTTTATGTGGTTTTGTCCTCTAAATAGCTCATCCCTTTTTTGctgttgcttttcaagttaatttcttaattttcctATCCACGAACAGTAGCGTAACGATTATCGGCATTTTCGCTTCATTCGAATTGAGGCGTCTTGTTTAGTCTAATCTAAAAATTCCGTGATAAGTTTTAAAGGTCAGCCAGAAGTGGGTTACATCACGCTTCCAGGCGACTTGTTCGGCGCTATTGTTTTGGAGAAGCCAATTTATGCtaattttaccgaaatttcGGTTAAATAAAACAATTGCTTTTGAGGTCATTGACTGATCAgacctgattcgaaaaattaaaaaaaaaaaaaacagtagacAAGATACGGGCAGAGTGGCAGAGCACAACAGATAATTtggtaaaagtttgaaaaactttgaagaaataaaattggaaaattttaatggggaaatttttttcatctggaATGATAGTTCGGAAAAGCAGAATGCTCATGTGAAATGTTAAAGCAAAAATCCAATCATCGCTTACGAAGATATAtcttatatatttttcacatgCGCCGATAATGATTAAATCAGTTTattaaaagaaaaccaaaatttaaaattgagggTTTGTTGAAACACTCTAATCTCGCAAAAAGAAAGCAATTAAAAGAATAATTATTATGCATGAAATTCCTATTAAATCTTTACGATTGCTACTaggaaattaatattttatcaaaataatgaaaaatacatGCATCTATGGATTCCACTTTCGGTTTAAGAAGCAGAACatagaataaaataattattttattattataccTTATTAACTAATAATTATTATTCCTAAATACCTAATTTAGgtagtaatttaatttttttaaagaatttttccaataatGAAACAATTTCAACAGAATAGTTTCGTCCAGTGTAACAGAGTGTCGGAGTGGCCTCTACTGTTGTCATCATCGATGaaccgtcaattgacgtttgaAGCGTCAAAAGAACGACCCGAAAACCGTTACAGAATCAGTGCTCCTCAACTCCACTAAACTACGACTGACTTCAGTTAtaataaaagaatatttttaattcaatgaatttaaatttttggttctaTAAAAAAACAGTCGTGAATACCATTTTGAATCTTTGCATATCTGAAAGCAACTCGCGTTGTTTATGCAAGCTTCTAAAATGCTCagcaatatttataaaataaggaaataattcgaaataatttttttttcgggaaacaataaaaataaagtcaaCGAGAGaatttgttaagattttttttttgttttcatataacatttaatttttaaattggaaagCAGAATTAATTTTTACTACCTTTGAATATTTATGCTGAATAAAACTATCTAAACATTTTGGATATGTTGAGTATCaaggaaaaatatcaaaattaatcaaaatttacgaatatttttgacatttaattctaatattctaaaaaattgaatggttaatattttttcaaacaaaataaaaatttcctaatttaaaaaacatcagTCGTGTTATTTCTTTATATTTGGGACCAGCATCAACGCGTTTACCCTCAGCCGCCATCTTGCTTCTCGTGTGCTGGTTTGTGAAAAGGAGGAAAAAACGAGCgagcaaaagaaaaatttgtgaACTGTTTTCAGGTTTCGCTTCCAGATCGGAGtgttatttgtgaaatttttgcatGTAAAGTATCAAATTCGACCGGAAAATAGTGCCCGAAGCCGGGCGAATGCCACCCGAAACGGTTGAACTAGTTAAAAAGTGCTTTTGATGTGATTCATTCGGTGAAAATGCATCTTTTCTGAGTGCGGGCGCGAAGCGTCCCCAATAATGTGAAAAAACTTGTTTGCTTGGATATTTTGCATGGAAACTTGGTAAAAGTACGCCTAAACTGTGAAAAGTGCTATTGGAAAGTGTTTTTCGTCGAAATAGTTCCGGAAAGGTAACATTTTTGTGAGAATTTAAACTGTCTTGTTGGCGTCATAATGCATTAAGAGGTTTCCCTCGCGTCGCGTCTTCCCTCATCCCTTTCCAACCAGTTCAAAATTTCTACCCACCACCTCACACCCCCAACAttgtcgacaaaaaaaaaaaaaaaaaaaaaaaaaataaaaagcttaCCTCTTGGTTTCCAATCAATTGCAGCCGCTGTTAATTCGGAGAATCCGTCCACCGGACAGCACTGAGAAAGGCCGGCCAAAATGTTCTACGCGCACATTGTGCTGGCCAAGAAGGGCCCTCTGGCCCGGATCTGGTTGGCCGCCCATTGGGACAAGAAGATCACCAAGGCGCACGTCTTCGAGACCAACATCGAGCAATCGGTCGACGGTATCATGCAGCCGAAGGTGAAGCTGGCCCTCCGGACTTCCGGCCATCTGCTGCTCGGGGTGGTCCGAATATACGCCCGGAAGGCGAAATATCTGCTGGCAGATTGTAACGAGGCGTTCGTGAAGATCAAGGTGAGTGtgcgcagttttttttatccacgCTGCAAGAATGTAAATTTATTAATGTCCAAACGAGTTTTTTGattcatttggaaaatttatgttgaactagataaaattcaaatgagattaggaaaaaatcattgaaaaatttagtacTCAATAGAGCTCTCCATTGGATCTCTTAACAGCAATCAGTGAGTTTAGATTAATTCTCAACTTGAGAatgcttaaaatttgtttgtatgACCTGTTTAATATCCGAGTTATGATTTCAgcttctctattttttttaatttgtaaaaagctttcaaaatatcaattctAACTGTTCCCTTTCTTTGCAGATGGCATTCCGGCCGGGCATGGTCGATCTGCCGGAGGAGCACCGGGAAGCGGCCGTTAATGCCATCACGTTGCCGGAGGTGTTCCATGATTTCGACACCCCGTTGCCGGAGTTGAACGACGTCGACATCGAGGCGCACTTCTCGATTAACCAATCCCGGGCCGACGAGATTACGATGCGTGAGGACTACGGTACTCTGCCAATGAACATCCACGACGACGGGTTCGGCGATATGGGTTTCGATGACACGCCGGATCTGGTTCGGGACCGCATCGAGGAACCCATGGAGGTGAGTGGTGTTACGTTGGattgttaatgttttttttgttatcgttTTATGTTTATTATTTGGATGGCTGCCTTTCTGTATGTTATCGGACCACCCTTTTTTCTAGTCTGTAAGGATTTTCGgtttccaattttaaattttcgtttccGTTTGGAAGAAGAAaccatttggaaaataaattcgGAAAAGCGCACAAAGCCATATTCTTGTTCCCGAATATTTGTTTGTACTTTTCCTTTCTTGCTCTCTCGAACCCTTTTTAAAACGATCTATCCTTTTAtgggaaaaaatacaaaagcagTTTTATGTGTGTAaacattttcatatattttttttgaaacgcGAATCCAAAATCAACATGCAAAAAGTGTAGCTAATTTTCAAGTTGTTCCAAATTTATTTTCCCGTTGCGTagtcaaaaaaaagtttgttctaattttgtccactttagaaaaaataaactcatcCAATGAACCTTTTTGCTTGATCAAGAGATCGTTTGACGatcgtgttttttgttccttCGGAAGAACTCTCTCTCATAATCGATTCCCCTGTTTTTCTCTCTCTGTTGTTTATATATTACTTCTATTCACAATCGCGCCAATCACCACCATCTCCATcaccaaatgaaataaatttaaaaactataaaaatcacACACAAAAAACCTCTCGAAAAAATTCCGAATACGGCTGGGAACTTATCGTggcacaaaataaataaaaagggtCTGGCACACGAATATTCCACCGCCGAAGAGGGTGGCGCGGATCTGGACGAGATTGGTGTTGGTGGTGGTTCTTCTCTGGATGATCCGACGATCGATTTGGGAGACGACAAAAGCACAACGACGAAGGAGAAAAAAGGCCCTCGACCGCGAGCAAAGAGTTTGTACGAAGAGCTGAGCGAACAACCAGCCCAGGATACCCGATGGAATGAGTATCTTGTAAGTACCTTACCCAGCCTTTTAACCTACGGCAACTTTTTAACGAGAGAGAGTTTTTTCTTCCATCAAGATATACCTACACACAAAACCGTTCGTAATCGTTTGgtctgttttgatttaatttttttgagccAAGGGATGTGATCTTCCGTTTTTTGAATAGAATAAATCGCCCTACCAAATTCTTATCTCCTACATTCCATAATcctctgttaaaaaaaaagctgaatttcAATCAAACTCTTCAGAGAGTGTCCTTTTGATTGTGTATAACAACAGGAAACCTTGCTTTCCGAGGTTCGGTTCTGCTTTTTATTACCCTGTAAGAAGATGGGGTCTTTGGACTGTCCCTTCTTTGCTTATTGCGATTCTTGGTATTGCGTGCTTTTCCTGAATTGGTTTATTCAAAGTGGTTGTAGCGAAGATGTGGGAAGTTTACCTTCGAATTTTCCAAATGATGCGAAGAATTCGTGAAAATGCTAATCAATGCATGTTGGGACGTCGTACTAATATAATCTAAGTTGTTTGCGCAGAGAAACTGTAAATAGTACTAACAAGATTTCTCTAGTTTGCTTGTTTGATTTCTGAACTAAGTTAAGGAATCCTAACTGGAAGTTTATTCATTCTTTCCCCTGGTAGGATGATCTTTTTACTGATCCTGTAGCTCCGCCGCCGGATTTGGAGCAAGAAAAAGAACCTTTACCGGAAACATCACATTCAGTATTGGATTCTTTCGACCCGCATCACCCACATGCAGTGGACAACGATGGATTCGGTGATGAGGATGGTTTTGGTGCCGAGCCAGCGGCCGGATTATTTGAGGGAGATTTCTTTGCCGATGCACCATTGGTCCCGGAACCAGAACTTCCGGTTGCGCCAGTAAGTCAAGCTGCAGCTACCGATGATAGTGACGATGATGACGATCATTTCGATATGGGAGGTGCACCGTCTCCTGCACCCAGTTCGGACAATTCGAGACCTCCATCACCCATTATGACACAGCAACTGTTGGATGATCTACAGCAACCGTCGACGAGCCAAGAACCAGGACCTTCCACACAGATGGATTCGTCTTTGGAAGCATCAGGTCCTGGTCCAACGGAACCTCTTTCAACTGAAGCAGCTCGTGGAGCAGAACCGGACGAGGAAAGAATGCCGGACGACCTTGCTGCTATACCAGACGCACATGAAGCAGACGATCATGCTGCAGAACAAACTACTCTCCTGAATAATGAAGAGGAAAGTTTTGCATTGGCGCCGGTCGATGCATCTGCCCTCAAGGGAATAACTAAGAGCAAACGAAAGCGAAAACTTATTGTCGACGAAGTGAAAAACATCAGTGGCGAAGAAATGAAAAGCCAACTGGCCAACACCTCGGACATTGTAACAACACTCGATCTAGCGCCACCTACCAAAAGGCTTATGTTCTGGAAAGAAACGGGAGGAGTGGAAAAACTCTTTGCATTACCATCGCGTGACATTCCTGCACGGTGCTTGTTCAAGAACTATCAACGGCATTTAACGTCGCGATCGATAGGAGTCGAGGAGTTCGAAGTCCTTGGCTCTCTTGATGTGTTGGGCGTTGAAATTCAACCCGAACGACCAGAATCGCCACCTGTTAGACGAGGCAGAAAACGAAAGATACCACTCCAAGAATTGCTGCCCCCAGATACGCCAATGACTCCGGCTACCCCAATGACCCCCGCAACACCAGGACCTCTGGATCAGACCACGATGGATCAGATGCGAGAAGCAGTTGAAATGCCGCCTCCTACCCCCATTTCAATGGAACTTCGTGAATCGGATGTTTGCCAACCAGACCTCAGTCATAGTTTCCATCCGGACGGATCGATGATGCCACCACCTGCAACTCCTGGGCTCAGTCATCTGGGAAGTCCGAACCAAACCCCCATCGGAATGCATACACCTCTTATGATGCCACCAACGCCGGGCATGCCCAGCATACCAATGACCCCTGGAAATCTAGATCACGGTGGTCTTACACCTGCTGGACTGCCACATGGAGGCCTAACACCTGCTGGTCTCACGCACGGAAGTTTAACGCCTGCTGGACTTGCTCACGGTGGACTAACTCCTGCAGGTCTGTCCCATGGAGGCCTTACGCCTGCTGGTCTATCACATGGTGGTTTAATGTCAGACGATCTACACCCAGGAGGTATGACACCGGCTGGCCTACAGCATGGTGACTCAGGTCACGTTATGCCAGACCTGCCGGGAGCTATGACACCTCACGGGTTGGATCATGGAGGAATGACACCACATCATTCGAGTTTGGAAAACATTGACCAACTTCCGAACCTTCATGCCGATCAAGTTTCCTCAATTCTCAACGAACCCGGGATGGAGAATTTCTCCAATCTGGGCTACGATGGACCGGCAGCTTCCCCTGCCCCAGGAGCTCTCGGCGAAGAGGTCCAAAACGAATGGAATCAAGACTACGAGTTCCCGCAATCGGTCGGAGGAGTAAGTTATGCTTATAAATGTTCCAAGAAACCCAAATTAACACTTtgcttcttttcattttttccacaGCAACAACCGAACGAGGAACAGCAGATGGACGAAACAATTGAGCAGTTTGAGGAGCGTGTGTTGAACAAACGAGCAGCGCATATGTTCTTGTCGGTGCGTTCCAGGCTGCTGAAATGCGACAGTATGGTCCTGTCCGATATGACTCAtcggaacaacaaaaaacaGGTTGGTATTTCCCTTTGCATTGACTTTCCATTGATGCAATTTTTcaccaaacactttaatttccCCAGGCCGCCCAAAAATTCTACTCGCTGTtggtgttgaaaaaattcaaggcGTTGGAAATTTGTCAAACGCAACCATACGCTGACATTGTCATCACCCGAGGGCCACTTTTCGAGAATCCAAAGCTGTAAAGACACAGCTACCGGTTGAAAGACAACAAAATCCCCTTAATGCTGCATGTTCAGTTTTtctattaacatttttttttctaaagcttgGTAGGGGAAGAAATGAAGATTGGTTtaagcaaaaaatagttttgaggTATTAACAGTGAACGTTTTTATACATCCAATATTCTATAGCAGGCTTAAGATCGAATGAATTGAAATGCTTTTGCATtgtgttttatcaatttttattgttgcattaaATGACTGGAAGTTATGGCGAAAGtgtaaataatgaaatttatcTATTCAGTTTTGCTTCCGATGGCGGAACGTATGGCAGGAAAATGATTCGGTCGATTGgtttatttctttgaaaatttaagaatcgactttgatcacatttttctatgttgttgttatttttcccTTAAACTAGagagtaaaaataaattattatcattttcagcGATTCAGCCAAAATTTAGCTgttttaatcataatctttagtgattttaaaacacacaaaaaacgCTGATgatctgtaaaataaaagaacCATAGGTAagcacctttttttttcaaatatctctttGTACATATTGATTTAGCTGGTAAAGCACTAGCATTTAAAACCATTGTAcgcaaacaaaaacacaaacaaaatgaaaaaaagctcTGCTATCAGCAGTCGAAAGTACTAACAAAGCTAGTGGTTAagataaatcaaaaatttaaatcctaaCCAGATcggattgaatgaaaataagtttcaacCAAACTTTAGGATATGAACAGAGGTAGGCATCGGATGATAACCGCTGCTCGGCAGTGGAAGGCCATCAGCTTGATCATGTAGCTGAAATTAAATCCAAAATCACATTTGAACCTGCGTAGTGCGGCCGTTTGTTTGAACCCGTCAAATGTTAGCGATagaaaatctagatttttgttccaaaaataaaagaaaactcgAAAGGACCCATTGCGAaggtaaaatacaaaaaaaataaaaacctatGTAAAGAATTATAATgttggaataaaataaaagaaatattcatatgcaaaaaaaaaggttgcgtAGTTTCTTGTagagaaattcataaatttatatCAAGTGGTCGAAGATGGATTCGTTTTGCTTTACGACTGTGGCTATCTGTTTTTAACTACAATCAAATCAAACTCCGATAAGAAAACGGCTATCGGTAGTTTGATCCAGTCACTCCAATCTCCTTGTGAACTAGGCACTGATTGTTGTTTAGATAACCAAGTATTGAGGCCAAGGGCACATATCTTAGGGGACTTAATCGAAGGTGATGGTATAAAATGGTACGGTATAAAGGCCTCTAACATATTGACGCTTAGGGCTAAAATAAAAGATCTACGCTGTTAGCGAACCGGCTCCAGTTTCTCCAGCGGAGTGCACGCATTGTGAAACGTCAACCTTGGTCGAATCCTGAACTTCGCAACCTGCGTAACCGCCTTCGAAAAGCTATAGGAAAAGGTTTCACAACCACGATGGCATGGATCGCTTGAACGAGCTGCGTGACTTAAGAGAGCGTATACAACTCTTTGCATGTGTAGATTTTGTGATTACATTATTCGTATTCATAATAACGCCCGGACTGATCCAGCATCCTTTTGGTCGtatgtaaaaaaatggaaaggtaCTCAAGAGTACCTCAAATCATCAGATTCAACAACGCAACTGCTGAAACACCGTATGCTGCTGCAAATCTATTCGCTAATTAATAACTCAACACCTTTGTCTGAATCATATCTGAGTAGCTTGCAGAGTCGAAATTTTAATATGAGCCTGCTGATTTTTTCTCCAAATGACGTTCTTCGTAAGATGGCTGCTTTGGATAAAACGAAAGGTGCTGGCACTGATGACATTCCCTAAGGGCACAAGTTTTCCTTTTGTTTGGATAATGTGCCGCTAATAAGCCTGGCCCCATTCTGATATCGATACCTCTCTCGATTATCTTCAACCAGTCGTTAATGGAGGGCATCTTTTCCCGGTGCCTAAAAAACTGCATCTATAACTCCAATTCACAAATCTGGAAACATACTGTAACATACTGAAACACCAGGTGAAAAACTATCGTGGGATGAGCTGTTTTCCTATGATTATCAACATGAATTTATGAAACGCAGATCTACTACCATCAACCCCATGACGTAAGTTTCAAAGTTAATAAGGAGACTGGACAAACGTCAGCAAGTCGGCGCCGTGTACGTTGACTTGAGCAAGGCTTTCGCTCAGGTGCCGCACGTATTGGCTGTAGAAAAAATGCATCGTCTAGGTCTTCCTAGTTGAAGTTTTAATGGATCCATTCATATCTGGAAGGCCGAACTGCTTTCGTACGACTCGGTGACAGCATTCTAGATCACATCTGGTGTTCCCCAAGGGAGTCACTTAGGACCATTGATCTTCTTTACTTTCATCAACAACTTATGCGCCATACTTGAGTCGGAAAACCTACTAAATATACGCCGCTGATCTAAACAATTTCCAAACAATTTCATATCTAATGGATTTCTGCGACAGTTTCGATGTTGATGATCAATTTCTATAAATTAAAGCAAAGAAGACAGAAGTAATTTGTTGCTAGATAGTGtcatttactgaaaaaaaacgaatgatcCACTTTGGTGATACCCGAAGATCGTTCCAGTACAAGTAGATGCTGCAAAAGAAGGGATTTTCACAATATCAGCTCGCGGGAGCCGAAATTTTTCCGAAATAAAACCATCATTGTACATCACAGTTCAAACAGCAGAAGCCTCACTCAATTATACCAACAAAACGATAAATATCTACCCATAGGGTACAGAACAAATCTTCAAACAGCCACCGGAAATGGTTCATCGGAGatcgtgttgttttttttctgttttgattgTCATGCTCGTACTTACCTAGTTCATGATCAAAGCGCCAAAACTCTTGACTTTGAGCTGATTCTACGCTACGTCAGTTGGCGCGCGCGCGCGCTTAAAACCTATCCAGCCACCACAACGTACGCCTCGCGCGACAAACTATGCCGTTGTTGGTTGTCGCGTGCATGCGACATCGTTCTCTCGAAGCTAAGCTCAGCGTTTGGTCGATATAGGTTTAGAATTTTGTCACAGAATAGTTAGTGCCGCTTTGCTGCTATCACTTGGATTAGTCGATAAGTCGAAACTGTATAGATATCCAACGGCGTTGTTGATAGTTCGGTAGTTATGTTGATAGTTGCATTCGCGCAAACTGCCACTGGAAAACGGCAGGCGCGAGACGATTAGTCTCGCGGTGACCGTCCCGCCGATCGGTTCAAGTTTTCGGGTTTCAGGGAAGAGTTAGCTTCCAAATTGCTTCCAGAGATTGCAAGTCTCGTTCAAGTGTTGTGCTACAGGAACAAACGGATGGCACGTTTAAGCGCCAAGTGATTATTGATTCCCGCAGTCCTGATTCGGCAAAAGACCATCCAACCAACAACGACGGTAGAAAAGTTTTCTCACGTCCAAGCTACCCGAATCGGGGATTGATCCATCTTGAGGGGACAACGATTTCTCCTCATTACTGGATACCTTGGACACAGTATATAACGAATATAATCTCGAGCAAATTGTTGACAATTTTAAGTTTACGAGTTTAAATTGGATTTACGCCCGTCAAGCTGTTGGATTTTTGCAGCGCGGATGCTGTGATGTGTCGTTGGAAACAACTGAGCCTATGGCCTGAGTAAAGCGGCTAAGATTTCGGCTTAGTTTTGTTCagtgattaatttttgtttacgcAAGGTTGAAATTTGGATGAAGCGCATGGGCAAGAGGGTTGAGAAGTAGTTTGAACttaaagttttgaaacaaacttaaaattctgatctttaaacttttaaactttaaaaagataaaaaaactcTGAAGTGCGATCTCAGATTTGAGAAAACAAACTAtgaatttcacaattttaattGACTAGGACCTCAGGaacagaaaccaaaatttgCATTCAGTTCGAGAACtttaattcagaatcagaatcagctTATTGGAAATCAGCTAGAACTAAGTCTGAATATTCTAAGTAAGACTAATTTGGAACTAGAATTTGGAATCAGAACTCCCACCAAAATGtgcatcaaagttgaaaatctcTATTCAATGTGAAATTCAGTTTATgtattaaaaataagattatcaaaatttaaagaatcgGTTACACTTCATATAAAATAGgatttttgaatcagaaaaaaatatataggtaCACGAGGAATTTGCTCATTTGAGTACAGATTTGTGATTAcgacaaaaacagaaaaaatgtcCCTCGCCGGGAGATCTTTTCCCCGGCCGGGTTTGAGCGCCCTTCAGATTTTGACATGACAGCAAAGCATTTGTTATGATAAAACCAATGtgctaaattgaattttctaaattgtCGTCTCCTCATGCATTCTCTCCCTCTAGTGGTAGTTTACTATTCCGCATTCACCCTTCCCCACGAGCATTCCGGAGGAATTCGCACGGGTAGTAAATGGCAACATTGGTAGGGTATTTCGAGGCAACTTGTCAATTTAAGAGTCGAAATAAATCATCGATTGCATCAACGAGTGTTTTACATTCTTTGAATGCAACAATCTGGACACAGACTTCAGATGAGGGCTTACTGGAAGCATGCTAAGGGAAATGAGTAACGGTCTCTTGAACCAAAAATATATGAAGAAAAtccttaaaaacttaaaaattaaataaatagtgcatacatttttgtaaaagttttgttATGGGTTTTCGTTAATACGGGGTTCAGCTTAAACCGAACTACTCCAGAAGCTGATTGCTTACACGATTATGGCTAATACGACACAGAACTTGAACTAGAACGACCATTTTGG is a window encoding:
- the LOC129746516 gene encoding double-strand-break repair protein rad21 homolog isoform X1: MFYAHIVLAKKGPLARIWLAAHWDKKITKAHVFETNIEQSVDGIMQPKVKLALRTSGHLLLGVVRIYARKAKYLLADCNEAFVKIKMAFRPGMVDLPEEHREAAVNAITLPEVFHDFDTPLPELNDVDIEAHFSINQSRADEITMREDYGTLPMNIHDDGFGDMGFDDTPDLVRDRIEEPMEGLAHEYSTAEEGGADLDEIGVGGGSSLDDPTIDLGDDKSTTTKEKKGPRPRAKSLYEELSEQPAQDTRWNEYLDDLFTDPVAPPPDLEQEKEPLPETSHSVLDSFDPHHPHAVDNDGFGDEDGFGAEPAAGLFEGDFFADAPLVPEPELPVAPVSQAAATDDSDDDDDHFDMGGAPSPAPSSDNSRPPSPIMTQQLLDDLQQPSTSQEPGPSTQMDSSLEASGPGPTEPLSTEAARGAEPDEERMPDDLAAIPDAHEADDHAAEQTTLLNNEEESFALAPVDASALKGITKSKRKRKLIVDEVKNISGEEMKSQLANTSDIVTTLDLAPPTKRLMFWKETGGVEKLFALPSRDIPARCLFKNYQRHLTSRSIGVEEFEVLGSLDVLGVEIQPERPESPPVRRGRKRKIPLQELLPPDTPMTPATPMTPATPGPLDQTTMDQMREAVEMPPPTPISMELRESDVCQPDLSHSFHPDGSMMPPPATPGLSHLGSPNQTPIGMHTPLMMPPTPGMPSIPMTPGNLDHGGLTPAGLPHGGLTPAGLTHGSLTPAGLAHGGLTPAGLSHGGLTPAGLSHGGLMSDDLHPGGMTPAGLQHGDSGHVMPDLPGAMTPHGLDHGGMTPHHSSLENIDQLPNLHADQVSSILNEPGMENFSNLGYDGPAASPAPGALGEEVQNEWNQDYEFPQSVGGQQPNEEQQMDETIEQFEERVLNKRAAHMFLSVRSRLLKCDSMVLSDMTHRNNKKQAAQKFYSLLVLKKFKALEICQTQPYADIVITRGPLFENPKL
- the LOC129746516 gene encoding double-strand-break repair protein rad21 homolog isoform X2 produces the protein MFYAHIVLAKKGPLARIWLAAHWDKKITKAHVFETNIEQSVDGIMQPKVKLALRTSGHLLLGVVRIYARKAKYLLADCNEAFVKIKMAFRPGMVDLPEEHREAAVNAITLPEVFHDFDTPLPELNDVDIEAHFSINQSRADEITMREDYGTLPMNIHDDGFGDMGFDDTPDLVRDRIEEPMEDDLFTDPVAPPPDLEQEKEPLPETSHSVLDSFDPHHPHAVDNDGFGDEDGFGAEPAAGLFEGDFFADAPLVPEPELPVAPVSQAAATDDSDDDDDHFDMGGAPSPAPSSDNSRPPSPIMTQQLLDDLQQPSTSQEPGPSTQMDSSLEASGPGPTEPLSTEAARGAEPDEERMPDDLAAIPDAHEADDHAAEQTTLLNNEEESFALAPVDASALKGITKSKRKRKLIVDEVKNISGEEMKSQLANTSDIVTTLDLAPPTKRLMFWKETGGVEKLFALPSRDIPARCLFKNYQRHLTSRSIGVEEFEVLGSLDVLGVEIQPERPESPPVRRGRKRKIPLQELLPPDTPMTPATPMTPATPGPLDQTTMDQMREAVEMPPPTPISMELRESDVCQPDLSHSFHPDGSMMPPPATPGLSHLGSPNQTPIGMHTPLMMPPTPGMPSIPMTPGNLDHGGLTPAGLPHGGLTPAGLTHGSLTPAGLAHGGLTPAGLSHGGLTPAGLSHGGLMSDDLHPGGMTPAGLQHGDSGHVMPDLPGAMTPHGLDHGGMTPHHSSLENIDQLPNLHADQVSSILNEPGMENFSNLGYDGPAASPAPGALGEEVQNEWNQDYEFPQSVGGQQPNEEQQMDETIEQFEERVLNKRAAHMFLSVRSRLLKCDSMVLSDMTHRNNKKQAAQKFYSLLVLKKFKALEICQTQPYADIVITRGPLFENPKL